Proteins found in one Terribacillus sp. DMT04 genomic segment:
- a CDS encoding antibiotic biosynthesis monooxygenase, whose amino-acid sequence MYIVHSIFNVPAEKSEEVIAIYQNRSKLVDQAPGFQQFRLLHNKKKPGELTVEITWEDKQSYIDWVSGDDFKRIHDLEKNYPDQELASIRPTVKMFEVVAQ is encoded by the coding sequence ATGTATATCGTACATTCGATTTTTAATGTTCCTGCTGAAAAATCAGAGGAAGTAATTGCCATTTATCAAAACAGGTCGAAACTAGTGGATCAAGCTCCAGGCTTCCAGCAGTTCCGACTGCTTCACAATAAGAAGAAGCCAGGAGAATTGACTGTTGAAATTACTTGGGAAGACAAGCAGAGCTATATAGATTGGGTAAGCGGGGATGATTTCAAGCGTATCCATGACTTGGAGAAAAATTACCCAGATCAAGAACTGGCGTCTATCCGGCCAACGGTGAAAATGTTTGAGGTGGTGGCGCAGTGA
- a CDS encoding dimethylarginine dimethylaminohydrolase family protein, with the protein MTKIQEEHKPQTRCQSEFGQLKHVVVCPPAYMEIRKVINETQKHYLNHNIDRELAMAQHTNFVTALRDHGVDVMSLPAHEPFNEQVYTRDIGFCIGDVLFASNMEDDIRKGETKILREWLEHQELTYKDITDGTIEGGDVVVDGKRVWIGLSKRTEEKAVQQVQQLLPDYEVISVKIREDILHLDCVFNLVREDLAILYPDAFEQKDLERFRQLYKTIEVSEEDQFYMGTNVLSFAPDKLLSLPSNKRVNEALRNEGITVVEVNFSEIIKSGGSFRCCSLPLERA; encoded by the coding sequence ATGACCAAGATACAAGAAGAGCATAAACCGCAAACTAGGTGTCAGTCAGAATTCGGACAGCTCAAGCATGTCGTTGTCTGTCCGCCAGCATATATGGAAATTAGAAAAGTGATTAACGAAACGCAAAAGCATTATTTGAACCATAATATTGACCGAGAACTAGCAATGGCACAGCATACTAACTTTGTCACCGCGCTTCGAGATCATGGAGTGGATGTCATGTCTTTACCGGCACATGAACCGTTCAATGAGCAAGTTTACACACGTGATATTGGTTTTTGTATAGGCGATGTGTTATTTGCGTCGAATATGGAAGATGATATCCGCAAGGGAGAAACAAAAATATTGCGTGAGTGGCTTGAACATCAGGAGCTTACATACAAAGACATTACCGATGGAACAATTGAGGGCGGCGATGTGGTAGTAGATGGAAAGCGCGTATGGATTGGGCTCAGCAAACGAACAGAGGAGAAAGCTGTTCAGCAAGTGCAACAGCTGCTTCCGGATTATGAGGTTATATCTGTAAAGATTCGTGAAGATATTCTGCACTTAGATTGTGTCTTCAATCTGGTGCGTGAGGACTTAGCGATCCTTTATCCGGATGCTTTTGAACAGAAAGATCTGGAACGGTTCCGTCAGCTTTACAAGACCATCGAGGTATCGGAAGAAGACCAGTTTTATATGGGGACAAACGTTCTTTCCTTTGCTCCAGATAAACTGTTAAGTCTGCCTTCCAACAAGCGAGTAAATGAAGCGCTGCGAAATGAAGGCATCACAGTTGTTGAAGTGAACTTCTCGGAAATCATAAAATCCGGTGGCTCATTCCGCTGCTGTTCGCTGCCGTTGGAACGTGCATAA
- a CDS encoding B12-binding domain-containing protein, producing MTEAWRHFAAALLAGDERQAYSLLANDPRPSIRVYKEIITPAMYDIGEKWLRNEITVADEHLATSVCDFALAQYVFPFKRRNKHSKDKVMFLCLEEEQHVIGSKMVAALFEEQHWQVRHLGPNLPLAHALSSAEQWRPEVIGLSAAIPYRIPALKEYIAAFEQLPWQPRVMVGGRVVSMHDIRPYCGRQTQVIYDLEQVAAWLNELAEEEADGVW from the coding sequence ATGACAGAAGCTTGGCGGCATTTTGCAGCAGCGTTGCTTGCTGGTGATGAGCGGCAGGCATACAGCCTTTTAGCAAATGATCCAAGACCGAGTATCCGTGTGTACAAAGAGATCATAACACCGGCAATGTATGATATAGGAGAGAAGTGGCTGCGTAATGAAATTACAGTAGCGGACGAACACTTGGCGACAAGTGTATGTGACTTTGCACTGGCGCAGTACGTATTTCCGTTTAAACGGAGAAACAAGCATTCAAAAGATAAAGTGATGTTTCTTTGTTTGGAAGAAGAGCAGCATGTGATTGGTTCTAAGATGGTGGCGGCCTTATTTGAAGAACAGCATTGGCAGGTCCGGCATCTTGGTCCTAATCTGCCTCTGGCACATGCTTTAAGCAGTGCAGAACAGTGGCGGCCAGAAGTAATTGGTTTATCTGCTGCGATTCCTTATCGTATACCTGCTTTGAAGGAATACATTGCCGCCTTCGAGCAATTACCTTGGCAGCCAAGGGTAATGGTTGGAGGGCGAGTGGTTTCCATGCATGATATCAGGCCTTATTGCGGCAGGCAGACACAAGTTATTTACGATTTAGAACAAGTGGCAGCATGGCTGAATGAATTGGCGGAGGAAGAGGCAGATGGTGTCTGGTAA
- a CDS encoding GntR family transcriptional regulator produces the protein MADTFQSSQPIYLQLADRLNRQIVSGELKPGDKLPSVREMAVSSKVNPNTVQRTYRELEASGIVESRRGQGTFVTDNEDILFSTREKLKKDQIENFIQVMHDMGYENEEIQAGLRLYLEGGRSDD, from the coding sequence ATGGCCGATACATTTCAATCATCCCAGCCGATATATCTGCAGCTGGCAGATCGGCTGAACAGGCAGATTGTCAGCGGTGAATTGAAGCCTGGTGACAAGCTGCCTTCCGTTCGGGAAATGGCGGTTTCATCAAAAGTTAATCCGAATACGGTACAGCGAACGTACCGCGAACTGGAGGCGTCAGGTATCGTGGAATCACGCAGAGGGCAAGGAACATTTGTAACAGATAATGAAGACATCTTATTCTCCACTCGTGAGAAATTAAAAAAAGATCAAATTGAAAACTTCATCCAAGTCATGCATGACATGGGATATGAGAATGAGGAAATACAAGCAGGGCTGCGATTGTATCTTGAAGGAGGCAGAAGTGATGATTGA
- a CDS encoding STAS domain-containing protein has translation MVSGKFLPLPYFFISSDWKILDYSRAASSIFLIGDDFNSLVDEGNRQKVSQYIQPHLSEIHFELNMKTKHDPLAVFKISVQWEADRAHIICVEKTKEVDQLASQLMKLRSRLSETDFELLEKKEELEDAINRIYKLSGPFIPLYKESGLIPLFGDLQADKLEVMEANILAKIDEGEYEQVFFDFHGVGEITIAGKEKLGQLFESIQLMGTKTIIVGLSPSQVQGFGSKGTLQADTMGSLQQAISMYVKKAEL, from the coding sequence ATGGTGTCTGGTAAGTTTCTGCCGTTGCCTTATTTCTTCATTAGCTCCGATTGGAAGATACTTGATTATTCACGTGCTGCCAGCAGTATTTTCTTAATTGGAGATGATTTTAACAGTTTGGTTGATGAGGGGAACCGGCAGAAAGTCAGCCAGTATATACAGCCGCATTTGTCTGAGATCCACTTCGAACTGAATATGAAAACAAAGCATGATCCGTTGGCTGTGTTCAAAATATCTGTTCAATGGGAAGCGGACAGGGCACATATCATTTGCGTAGAGAAAACGAAAGAGGTTGACCAGCTTGCCAGTCAATTAATGAAACTTCGCTCTAGGCTCTCAGAGACAGACTTTGAATTGCTGGAAAAGAAAGAAGAGCTGGAGGATGCGATCAATCGTATCTATAAACTTAGCGGTCCGTTCATTCCGCTTTATAAAGAATCTGGTCTGATACCTTTATTTGGTGATCTGCAAGCCGATAAGCTGGAGGTAATGGAAGCGAACATTTTAGCGAAGATAGACGAAGGAGAATATGAGCAAGTCTTTTTCGACTTTCATGGCGTCGGTGAGATAACGATAGCTGGAAAAGAGAAGCTCGGACAGCTATTTGAATCGATTCAGCTGATGGGAACAAAGACAATAATTGTTGGACTTTCTCCATCACAGGTTCAAGGCTTTGGATCAAAAGGTACGTTGCAAGCTGACACAATGGGCAGTCTGCAACAGGCAATCTCCATGTATGTAAAAAAAGCAGAACTATGA
- a CDS encoding glycerol dehydrogenase → MEKVFTSPSRYVQGKDVLLKAGEYVKKIGNNALVLADDFVWDLAGNAVLDNLENEGVKSTKVVFGGEASTEEIQRIAGEGKASDVVIGIGGGKTLDTAKAVADELQVGVVIMPTTASTDAPTSGLSVIYSAEGTFESYKFYDKNPDLVLVDTKIIAQAPPRFLASGIADAMATWVEARASIEGRGTTMAGGKATLAGQAIAEKAEEVLFEYGLLAYESNKRKIVTPALDAVIEANTLLSGLGFESGGLAGAHAIHNGFTALHGDIHSLTHGEKVAFGTLVQLALEDRTLDEINTYIDFYLALGLPVTLEDIKLKDVSDEDLQKVAEQAVQEGESIHNMPGVVTADQVVDAIKAADAYSRAYKETIGFEG, encoded by the coding sequence ATGGAAAAAGTATTTACCAGCCCGAGTCGATATGTACAAGGTAAAGATGTCCTGTTAAAAGCAGGAGAGTACGTGAAGAAAATCGGTAATAACGCGCTTGTGCTAGCGGATGACTTTGTTTGGGATTTAGCCGGTAACGCAGTTCTCGATAATTTAGAGAATGAAGGTGTGAAATCTACAAAAGTCGTATTTGGCGGTGAAGCATCTACTGAAGAGATTCAACGTATTGCAGGCGAAGGAAAGGCAAGCGATGTCGTAATCGGTATTGGTGGTGGTAAGACACTTGATACAGCGAAAGCAGTTGCAGATGAGCTGCAGGTTGGCGTTGTTATCATGCCGACGACAGCATCCACAGATGCGCCGACAAGCGGCTTGAGTGTTATCTACTCTGCTGAAGGTACATTTGAAAGTTACAAGTTCTACGATAAAAACCCAGACCTGGTATTAGTAGATACGAAAATCATTGCACAAGCCCCGCCTCGCTTCCTAGCTTCCGGTATTGCTGATGCAATGGCAACTTGGGTGGAAGCACGTGCTTCTATCGAAGGCAGAGGAACTACTATGGCAGGCGGAAAAGCAACACTAGCTGGTCAAGCAATTGCAGAAAAAGCAGAAGAAGTATTATTTGAGTACGGTCTGCTTGCATACGAATCGAACAAACGGAAAATTGTAACACCTGCTCTAGATGCAGTAATCGAAGCGAACACCTTGCTCAGCGGTCTTGGCTTTGAAAGTGGCGGCCTTGCAGGAGCGCATGCGATTCATAATGGATTCACAGCTCTGCATGGTGACATTCACAGCCTGACACACGGCGAAAAAGTAGCATTTGGTACACTCGTACAGCTTGCCTTAGAAGACCGCACATTAGATGAAATTAACACGTATATTGATTTTTATCTAGCACTGGGACTTCCAGTTACACTAGAAGACATCAAGCTAAAAGATGTTTCCGACGAAGACTTGCAGAAAGTAGCCGAACAAGCAGTACAAGAAGGTGAATCCATTCATAACATGCCTGGCGTTGTCACAGCTGATCAAGTAGTTGATGCCATTAAAGCTGCTGATGCTTATTCCAGGGCTTATAAAGAAACAATCGGATTCGAAGGTTAA
- a CDS encoding iron-containing alcohol dehydrogenase, whose translation MDNFTFYNPTKLIFGKDQLDKLKEEIPAYGKKVLLVYGGGSIKRSGLYDNVLKELAEINAEVFELAGVEPNPRVTTARKGVEICKSENIDVILAVGGGSVIDCTKAIAAGAKYDGDVWDIVTKKASADDALPFGTVLTLAATGSEMNPGSVITNWETNEKYGWGSAHTFPKFSILDPQNTFTVPRDQTIYGIVDMMSHVLEHYFHTTTNTELQDRFCESLLRTVMEIGPKLLDDLENYEHRATILYSGTMALNGVLNMGYHGDWATHNLEHAVSAVHDIPHGGGLAILFPNWMKHVLDEESAPRFKQLAERVFGVDTAGKSDKEAALEGIDALRAFWNSIDAPATLRDYDISDDSLELMAEKAYANGEFGGYRTLNKEDSLEIYKASY comes from the coding sequence TTGGATAACTTTACGTTTTATAACCCAACGAAATTGATTTTTGGTAAAGATCAATTAGATAAATTAAAAGAAGAAATTCCTGCTTACGGAAAGAAAGTATTGCTTGTTTATGGAGGCGGCAGCATTAAGCGCAGCGGTCTGTACGATAATGTGTTAAAGGAATTAGCTGAAATTAATGCAGAAGTATTTGAACTTGCTGGCGTAGAGCCAAACCCGCGTGTTACAACAGCGCGAAAAGGTGTTGAGATCTGTAAGAGCGAAAACATCGATGTGATATTGGCAGTCGGAGGCGGAAGTGTAATCGACTGTACAAAAGCTATTGCAGCGGGTGCAAAATATGATGGAGATGTATGGGATATCGTAACGAAGAAAGCGTCCGCTGACGATGCTCTTCCATTCGGGACTGTACTGACACTTGCAGCAACAGGCTCCGAGATGAATCCTGGTTCAGTTATCACGAACTGGGAAACAAACGAGAAGTACGGCTGGGGAAGTGCGCATACATTCCCGAAATTCTCGATTCTGGATCCGCAAAACACATTTACGGTGCCGCGTGACCAAACAATTTACGGTATCGTTGACATGATGTCACACGTATTGGAGCATTATTTCCATACGACAACTAACACAGAGCTGCAGGATCGTTTCTGTGAGTCTTTGTTGCGGACAGTTATGGAAATAGGTCCGAAACTGCTTGATGACTTGGAAAATTACGAGCACCGTGCAACAATCCTTTACAGCGGCACGATGGCATTAAACGGCGTATTAAACATGGGCTACCATGGCGACTGGGCAACGCATAACCTTGAGCACGCAGTGTCTGCTGTACATGACATTCCGCATGGCGGCGGTTTGGCAATTTTGTTCCCGAACTGGATGAAACATGTGCTGGATGAAGAATCTGCTCCCCGCTTTAAGCAGCTTGCAGAGCGCGTATTCGGAGTTGATACTGCTGGTAAGTCTGATAAAGAAGCGGCACTGGAAGGAATCGATGCATTGCGCGCATTCTGGAATAGCATTGATGCACCAGCTACCCTTCGCGATTACGATATCTCTGACGACAGCTTGGAGCTTATGGCTGAAAAAGCTTATGCAAACGGAGAGTTCGGCGGTTATCGTACGTTGAATAAAGAAGATTCACTTGAAATTTACAAAGCATCTTATTAA
- a CDS encoding pyridoxamine 5'-phosphate oxidase family protein, with translation MEQAEVKKHVEQILDKQKIGTLATVQDGKPYSRYMAFFNEGFTLYCATSGSSHKVDDIESNHNVHILLGYNGDGVGDEFVEIEADAKVSESPELKQQLWKDSFKAWLDGPDDPDYVVLEIKPDKIYLKNINKSDVYTVDL, from the coding sequence ATGGAACAAGCAGAAGTCAAAAAACATGTGGAACAAATTCTGGATAAACAGAAGATTGGAACGCTTGCCACTGTCCAAGATGGCAAACCTTACAGCCGATACATGGCCTTTTTCAATGAAGGATTCACCTTATATTGCGCGACAAGCGGAAGCTCCCATAAAGTAGACGATATTGAGAGCAACCACAACGTCCATATCTTATTGGGCTATAATGGCGATGGTGTTGGTGATGAGTTTGTCGAAATCGAAGCAGACGCCAAAGTAAGCGAATCTCCGGAATTGAAACAGCAGCTGTGGAAAGACAGCTTTAAGGCCTGGCTAGATGGCCCAGACGATCCTGATTATGTTGTCTTGGAAATCAAACCAGATAAAATTTATTTAAAAAATATTAATAAAAGCGACGTTTATACAGTCGATCTTTAA
- a CDS encoding MarR family winged helix-turn-helix transcriptional regulator, producing MESRDIVDFIELVRNVNKALRKEWDFQISGPQLVLLRLLKNNGPMRMSDLAEEVGISFSGATNLGNRMMKDGYLERIHSEKDRRVVMLAITQKGSDFYESFSGARDKALGSFLDKLTEEEKNEFIRLSRKMLAD from the coding sequence ATGGAAAGCAGAGACATTGTTGATTTTATCGAATTGGTACGTAATGTGAACAAAGCATTACGTAAAGAGTGGGATTTTCAGATTTCTGGGCCGCAGCTGGTTTTGCTGAGGCTTTTAAAAAATAATGGGCCGATGCGCATGTCAGATTTGGCAGAAGAAGTTGGAATCAGCTTTAGCGGTGCAACTAATTTAGGCAACCGAATGATGAAGGACGGTTACCTAGAGCGAATTCACTCTGAGAAAGACCGAAGAGTAGTTATGCTGGCGATCACACAAAAGGGCTCTGATTTTTATGAGAGTTTTTCAGGTGCGCGTGACAAAGCGCTTGGTTCCTTCCTAGATAAACTGACAGAAGAAGAGAAGAACGAATTCATCCGGCTGAGCAGAAAAATGCTTGCTGATTAA
- a CDS encoding SDR family oxidoreductase → MTQQPNRKYRPVQPGTNFYFPPQHQDQQPGIEGLMQPRPIIESDSYIGSGKLEGRTAIITGGDSGIGAAAAIAFAKEGADVVIPYYYEYENEDAQRTKNRIEQLGRRCTLIVGDLRSEEHCRAVVARTIKTYGKLDILVNNHGVQFPQHALTDIATAQWDATFHTNIFAFFYLTKAALPHLKDGSTIVNTTSVTAYEGRPDLIDYVSTKGAIVGFTRALSQNLATKGIRVNGVAPGPIWTPLIPSSFSAEQVATFGQDVPMKRAGQPYELAPAYVYLASEDSSYVTGQIIHVNGGTMVSS, encoded by the coding sequence TTGACACAGCAGCCGAACAGAAAATACCGGCCGGTTCAGCCCGGTACGAATTTTTATTTCCCGCCTCAGCATCAGGACCAGCAGCCTGGTATTGAAGGACTCATGCAGCCGAGACCAATCATTGAGTCAGATAGCTATATAGGATCAGGAAAGTTAGAAGGAAGAACAGCGATTATAACCGGAGGAGACAGCGGGATTGGCGCAGCTGCTGCAATAGCTTTTGCTAAAGAAGGCGCAGATGTTGTGATTCCTTATTATTACGAATATGAAAATGAAGATGCCCAACGAACAAAAAACCGAATTGAGCAGCTTGGCCGTCGCTGCACATTGATTGTAGGCGATTTGCGCAGTGAAGAACATTGCCGTGCTGTAGTTGCCCGTACGATAAAAACATATGGAAAGCTGGATATCTTAGTGAACAATCATGGTGTTCAGTTTCCGCAGCATGCCCTTACTGATATCGCCACTGCACAATGGGATGCCACATTTCATACAAACATCTTTGCTTTCTTCTACCTAACGAAGGCTGCGCTGCCGCATCTGAAAGATGGCAGCACGATTGTCAACACAACATCCGTGACTGCGTATGAAGGCAGACCAGACTTAATTGATTATGTTAGCACCAAAGGAGCCATTGTCGGTTTTACTCGTGCACTATCCCAAAATCTAGCCACCAAAGGAATTCGAGTGAACGGCGTGGCGCCAGGACCTATTTGGACACCACTTATTCCATCCAGTTTTTCAGCAGAGCAAGTAGCTACATTTGGGCAAGATGTTCCGATGAAGCGTGCCGGTCAGCCGTATGAGCTCGCTCCGGCCTATGTTTATCTTGCTTCCGAAGACTCTTCTTATGTAACTGGCCAGATTATCCACGTAAATGGCGGTACAATGGTAAGTTCCTAA
- a CDS encoding MFS transporter gives MSDIRNETIPDGHEIEKAEQELKEDAHSIKKIFQQPKAAWAVAFACVVAFMGIGLVDPILPSIAAQMDATPSQVELLFTSYLLVTGIMMLITGWLSSRIGPKMTLLIGLVIIILFSTLGGLASNIDALVGLRAGWGLGNALFISTALAVIVSVSSGGSAAAIMLYEAALGLGMSVGPLLGGLLGSIHWRGPFFGVAVLMLIGLLAVWILLTDIPKPARKSPLSAPFQALRHPGLLAIGLTALFYNFGFFTLLTYSPFVLNLGEFGIGFVFFVWGVMLAVGSIFIAPSFESKLGTKKSLSLVMVGIIVTLSLMGIGSHTPWFLIVMIALMGLLLGINNTVMTTAVMEVSPVERSTASAAYSFLRFTGGSISPWLAGKVSEHISIGAPYFVAAAAVLVGLVLFITRRSAMDRLS, from the coding sequence ATGTCGGACATTCGTAACGAAACGATACCCGATGGGCACGAAATTGAAAAAGCAGAACAAGAATTAAAAGAAGATGCACATAGTATAAAAAAAATCTTTCAGCAACCGAAAGCAGCGTGGGCGGTTGCTTTTGCTTGCGTTGTTGCATTTATGGGAATTGGTCTTGTTGACCCGATCCTTCCTTCTATTGCTGCGCAAATGGATGCAACGCCAAGCCAAGTGGAGCTCTTATTTACTAGTTACCTGCTCGTCACAGGTATTATGATGCTCATTACAGGCTGGTTATCCAGTCGGATTGGACCGAAGATGACGCTGCTGATTGGTTTGGTTATTATTATCCTATTCTCTACTCTAGGTGGGCTGGCGAGCAATATTGATGCGCTTGTTGGTTTGCGGGCTGGCTGGGGGCTGGGAAATGCCTTGTTTATATCTACAGCACTAGCTGTTATAGTCAGTGTTTCAAGCGGCGGTTCGGCAGCAGCTATTATGCTGTATGAAGCAGCATTAGGTTTAGGAATGTCTGTTGGTCCGCTATTGGGCGGTTTGCTTGGATCAATTCACTGGCGGGGACCTTTCTTCGGAGTGGCTGTACTAATGCTGATCGGATTACTGGCAGTGTGGATTTTATTGACAGATATACCGAAACCAGCAAGAAAAAGCCCGCTTTCAGCGCCATTTCAGGCACTGCGGCATCCAGGGCTCTTGGCGATTGGATTGACAGCTCTATTTTATAACTTCGGATTCTTCACTTTGTTGACTTATTCACCATTTGTCTTAAATCTTGGAGAATTTGGTATTGGATTTGTCTTCTTCGTCTGGGGTGTGATGCTTGCAGTTGGTTCTATTTTTATCGCTCCTTCGTTTGAATCAAAACTAGGTACGAAAAAGTCACTCAGCTTGGTAATGGTCGGTATTATCGTTACGTTGTCTCTCATGGGGATCGGCTCCCATACGCCATGGTTCCTTATCGTAATGATAGCGCTGATGGGGCTGCTGCTCGGTATTAATAATACAGTCATGACAACGGCTGTGATGGAAGTATCTCCAGTAGAACGTTCTACTGCTTCAGCGGCATACAGCTTCCTGCGATTCACAGGTGGTTCTATCTCACCATGGCTTGCTGGGAAAGTATCTGAGCATATTTCAATTGGAGCGCCATATTTTGTTGCAGCAGCAGCTGTACTTGTTGGATTAGTGTTATTCATTACAAGAAGAAGTGCGATGGATCGCTTAAGTTAA